The following coding sequences lie in one Eremothecium sinecaudum strain ATCC 58844 chromosome IV, complete sequence genomic window:
- the PRE7 gene encoding proteasome core particle subunit beta 6 (Syntenic homolog of Ashbya gossypii AGL324W; Syntenic homolog of Saccharomyces cerevisiae YBL041W (PRE7)): MTFIFLKGGKLEDTYKALKTIRNRSSALKQPIIMQSAIQSDYGNEIQSVPIEHRFNPYDDNGGTILGIASEDFAIIAGDTRHTTGYSINSREEPKVFDCGDDIIISANGFAADSDALIKRFQNSVKWYHFDHNKKLKLQSAARNIQHILYAKRMFPYYVHTIVAGLDDEGKGALYSFDPVGSYERNQCIAGGAAAALIMPFLDNQISFKNQYVAESNGTERKPLKDLSLEDVIRLVRDAFNSATERHIHVGDNLQIMIVTKDGVKEEYYELKKD; this comes from the coding sequence ATGACATTTATCTTCCTAAAGGGTGGCAAACTTGAAGATACATACAAAGCTTTGAAGACGATACGAAATAGAAGCTCCGCCCTAAAGCAACCAATAATTATGCAGAGCGCTATTCAATCAGATTACGGTAATGAAATACAGTCGGTTCCTATTGAACATAGGTTTAATCCCTACGATGATAATGGAGGTACAATTCTAGGAATCGCAAGCGAGGATTTCGCTATTATTGCAGGCGACACAAGACATACAACCGGTTACTCGATCAATTCACGTGAGGAGCCAAAAGTTTTTGACTGTGGTGATGATATTATCATCTCCGCAAATGGGTTTGCTGCTGACAGTGATGCGTTGATAAAGAGATTCCAAAATAGCGTGAAATGGTATCATTTTGACCACAACAAGAAGCTAAAGTTACAATCGGCCGCTAGAAATATACAACATATACTATATGCAAAGCGTATGTTTCCATATTATGTTCATACCATTGTTGCTGGCCTAGATGACGAAGGAAAGGGCGCATTATATTCTTTCGATCCAGTCGGATCTTACGAGCGTAACCAGTGCATAGCAGGAGGTGCAGCTGCAGCCTTGATCATGCCTTTCCTAGACAATCAAATCAGCTTTAAAAACCAATATGTCGCAGAGTCTAACGGCACAGAAAGAAAACCGCTCAAGGACTTATCGCTTGAAGATGTGATCAGGCTAGTGCGGGATGCGTTCAACTCCGCTACTGAAAGGCATATTCATGTTGGTGACAACCTTCAAATTATGATAGTCACTAAGGATGGAGTAAAGGAAGAATACTACgaattgaagaaggatTGA
- the ERD2 gene encoding Erd2p (Syntenic homolog of Ashbya gossypii AGL323C; Syntenic homolog of Saccharomyces cerevisiae YBL040C (ERD2)), with the protein MPNIFRLAGDASHLASIIILINTVTRTNSIDGISLKTLVLYSIVFITRYIDLFYKFHSLYNTLMKIVFIATSIYVVFIIKQSKRTNPIAYQNMIMRDSFKIRFILLFSAVMALCFHRKFTVQELLWSFSVWLESVAILPQLFMLTKAGRADTLTTHYIFALGLYRTMYIPNWIWRYYAEKRYDRLSIVTGVIQTLIYSDFFYIYYKKVLREGTGFTLPV; encoded by the coding sequence ATGCCCAATATATTCAGGTTAGCAGGAGATGCGTCACACTTGGCGAGTATCATAATATTGATCAATACAGTGACACGGACTAACTCGATTGATGGAATTTCGCTGAAGACCTTGGTGTTATATTCAATTGTCTTTATAACACGTTACATTGACCTTTTTTACAAATTCCATTCCCTGTACAATACTTTGATGAAGATTGTGTTTATTGCAACATCTATATATGTGGTTTTCATTATCAAGCAAAGCAAAAGAACAAATCCAATTGCATACCAAAATATGATTATGCGGGACTCATTCAAGATCCGTTTCATCCTGCTCTTTAGTGCAGTTATGGCTCTTTGTTTCCATCGCAAGTTTACCGTGCAAGAGTTGCTATGGTCATTTTCTGTATGGTTAGAGAGTGTTGCCATTTTACCACAGCTCTTTATGTTGACCAAGGCAGGTCGGGCAGATACGTTGACTACTCATTATATTTTTGCCCTTGGCTTATATCGTACAATGTATATTCCAAACTGGATATGGAGATATTATGCTGAAAAGCGCTATGACAGATTGTCGATCGTAACTGGGGTGATACAGACATTGATATACTCGGATTTCTTCTACATCTACTACAAAAAGGTACTCAGGGAGGGTACAGGGTTTACATTGCCTGTTTAG
- the MIN6 gene encoding Min6p (Syntenic homolog of Ashbya gossypii AGL322W; Syntenic homolog of Saccharomyces cerevisiae YBL039W-B): protein MSFFHNNPLIELCHRITHKPMSIVMWLFTGLVVASTFSVMLTMPAPRDGDEQD, encoded by the coding sequence ATGTCCTTCTTTCACAATAATCCGCTCATAGAGCTATGCCACCGCATTACCCACAAACCCATGTCCATAGTAATGTGGTTATTCACGGGCCTTGTGGTCGCAAGCACTTTTAGCGTTATGCTTACAATGCCTGCCCCTAGGGATGGCGACGAACAAGATTAG
- the SOD1 gene encoding superoxide dismutase SOD1 (Syntenic homolog of Ashbya gossypii AGL321W; Syntenic homolog of Saccharomyces cerevisiae YJR104C (SOD1); 1-intron in Ashbya gossypii) — protein sequence MTKAIAVLKGDSNVTGVVQFEQQSENDETLVTYEITGFKPDTYHGFHIHEFGDNTNGCISAGPHFNPLKATHGAPEDEVRHVGDLGNVIVNANGVASGTIKDRLISLSGPNSIIGRTVVVHEGRDDLGKGCDEESLKTGNAGARSACGVVGIAN from the exons ATGACTAAAGCAA TTGCAGTATTGAAAGGAGACTCCAATGTTACAGGTGTTGTTCAGTTTGAACAACAGTCTGAGAACGATGAAACTCTAGTTACTTACGAAATTACTGGTTTTAAACCAGATACTTACCACGGGTTCCATATTCATGAATTCGGTGACAACACAAATGGTTGTATTTCGGCAGGTCCACATTTTAACCCGTTAAAAGCCACCCACGGTGCCCCAGAAGATGAAGTTAGACATGTTGGTGATCTAGGTAACGTGATTGTTAACGCGAATGGTGTTGCAAGCGGTACCATCAAGGACCGTCTAATTTCATTGTCCGGTCCTAACTCAATTATTGGCAGAACTGTCGTTGTTCACGAAGGCCGCGATGATTTGGGGAAGGGTTGTGATGAGGAATCTCTAAAGACAGGTAACGCAGGCGCCCGTAGTGCATGTGGTGTTGTTGGTATTGCAAACTGA
- the URA7 gene encoding CTP synthase URA7 (Syntenic homolog of Ashbya gossypii AGL320C; Syntenic homolog of Saccharomyces cerevisiae YBL039C (URA7) and YJR103W (URA8)), with protein sequence MKYVVVSGGVISGIGKGVLASSTGMLLKTLGLKVTSIKIDPYMNLDAGTMSPLEHGECFVLDDGGETDLDLGNYERYLGVTLTRDHNITTGKVYSHVIAMERKGDYLGKTVQVVPHLTNAIQDWIERVSRIPVDNSEQEPDVCIIELGGTVGDIESAPFVESLRQFQFRVGRDNFALVHVSLVPVIHEEQKTKPTQAAIKDLRSLGLTPDMIACRCSEKLDLPTIEKIAMFCHVGPEQVVNVHDVASTYHVPLLLLEQGMIDYLGQRLKFSDIKRNSADLEKGARLLENWKSLTTAIDESYDTVQIALVGKYTHLKDSYLSVIKALEHSSMRCRRKLDIVWVEASDLEPKSNETEKQKFHKAWNSLSTSDGILIPGGFGTRGTEGMILAANWAREKNIPFLGVCLGMQVATIEFVRNVLNVKDATSSEFYPEVPEDKQVVVYMPEINKESMGGTMRLGLRPTNFQPGTEWSKIRNLYGNVDSVHERHRHRYEINPKLIPELENHGLIFVGRDETGQRCEIFELKDHPYYVATQYHPEYRSKVLEPSKPFLGFIAAASGVLGDFLTEDATRAVQGKVDF encoded by the coding sequence ATGAAGTACGTTGTCGTTTCTGGAGGTGTCATCTCAGGTATTGGTAAAGGTGTCCTAGCATCATCTACTGGGATGCTTTTGAAGACTTTGGGTCTTAAAGTAACTTCAATCAAGATTGATCCTTACATGAATTTAGATGCTGGTACTATGTCTCCTTTGGAACATGGTGAATGTTTTGTTCTTGATGATGGTGGTGAAACGGATCTAGACCTGGGTAACTATGAACGTTACTTGGGTGTAACTTTAACTAGAGACCATAATATAACCACTGGTAAGGTATATTCCCATGTTATTGCTATGGAGAGAAAGGGTGATTATTTAGGAAAGACTGTTCAAGTTGTTCCACATTTGACCAATGCGATCCAAGACTGGATTGAAAGGGTTTCTCGGATTCCAGTGGACAACTCTGAGCAAGAACCTGATGTCTGTATTATTGAGCTGGGAGGTACTGTCGGTGATATTGAATCTGCACCATTTGTGGAGTCGCTCAGACAGTTTCAGTTCCGCGTTGGTAGGGATAACTTTGCTTTGGTGCATGTTTCTTTAGTTCCTGTTATTCATGAGGAACAGAAAACCAAGCCAACACAGGCTGCTATTAAGGATTTGAGATCGCTTGGTTTGACCCCAGATATGATTGCTTGTCGTTGTAGCGAAAAGCTGGATCTTCCAACTATCGAAAAGATTGCTATGTTCTGTCACGTTGGTCCAGAACAGGTTGTTAACGTCCACGATGTTGCTTCGACTTACCACGTTCCTCTGCTTCTTTTGGAGCAGGGCATGATTGACTATCTAGGACAACGTTTGAAGTTCTCCGATATAAAGCGCAATTCTGCTGATCTTGAGAAGGGTGCTCGCTTACTCGAAAACTGGAAGTCACTAACCACTGCTATCGACGAGTCCTACGACACTGTGCAAATCGCCTTGGTCGGTAAGTACACACACCTAAAGGACTCTTATTTGTCCGTCATCAAGGCTCTTGAACACTCCTCCATGAGGTGCAGAAGAAAGCTTGATATCGTCTGGGTCGAGGCCTCCGATTTGGAGCCTAAATCCAACGAAACTGAAAAGCAAAAGTTCCACAAAGCATGGAACAGCTTGTCCACCTCTGATGGTATCCTTATCCCAGGTGGTTTCGGTACCAGAGGTACTGAAGGTATGATCCTTGCTGCCAACTGGGCACGTGAGAAGAATATTCCATTCCTAGGTGTCTGTCTGGGTATGCAAGTGGCTACCATAGAGTTTGTCAGAAACGTCTTGAACGTCAAGGATGCTACATCGTCTGAATTCTATCCAGAAGTGCCTGAAGACAAGCAGGTTGTCGTCTATATGCCTGAAATTAACAAAGAATCCATGGGCGGTACAATGAGACTTGGTTTACGTCCAACAAACTTCCAACCAGGCACTGAGTGGTCCAAGATCAGAAACCTTTACGGTAACGTGGACTCTGTGCATGAAAGACACCGTCATCGTTACGAAATCAACCCAAAGCTAATACCGGAGTTGGAAAACCACGGTTTAATCTTCGTGGGCAGAGACGAAACTGGCCAAAGATGTGAAATTTTCGAGTTGAAGGACCACCCATACTACGTCGCTACACAATACCATCCAGAGTACAGGTCTAAGGTTCTAGAACCATCAAAACCATTCCTTGGTTTCATTGCAGCTGCCTCGGGAGTGTTGGGAGATTTCCTCACCGAAGACGCAACAAGAGCCGTACAAGGTAAAGTCGACTTTTAA
- a CDS encoding HDL312Cp (Syntenic homolog of Ashbya gossypii AGL319C; Syntenic homolog of Saccharomyces cerevisiae YPR046W (MCM16)), which yields MEDTQLEEDYEAVTYDFLEMISRLYLAQHGADDSVDPPTLHRYIQMQLATLMSSSTANLPGKNILSTRLRELQEQNYNNDNAMYDKLRALSQLMQDFAQQRSEYLKLIESTRPLYETLRKNYKAKTIQSRQLRSQDTATQKTRELLIALIIQGSYQGTETEIDEWLEHLAQ from the coding sequence ATGGAGGATACCCAGCTCGAGGAAGACTATGAGGCCGTAACTTACGACTTCCTGGAAATGATCTCCAGGCTCTATCTGGCGCAGCACGGGGCTGACGATAGCGTAGATCCACCCACTTTACATCGCTACATACAGATGCAGCTAGCAACCTTAATGAGCAGCTCTACGGCAAATCTTCCAGGCAAAAATATCCTTTCAACCCGCCTTCGGGAACTTCAAGAACAGAATTATAACAATGATAACGCCATGTATGATAAGCTTCGCGCACTATCGCAGCTGATGCAGGACTTTGCCCAGCAGCGTTCAGAATATCTAAAACTTATTGAAAGTACTAGGCCACTCTACGAAACGCTGCGAAAGAACTATAAGGCCAAAACTATCCAATCTAGGCAGCTGAGAAGTCAAGATACCGCTACTCAGAAGACTCGTGAGTTACTTATCGCATTGATTATCCAAGGCAGCTACCAAGGCACAGAAACTGAAATAGATGAGTGGCTGGAGCATCTAGCacaatag
- the VPS25 gene encoding ESCRT-II subunit protein VPS25 (Syntenic homolog of Ashbya gossypii AGL318W; Syntenic homolog of Saccharomyces cerevisiae YJR102C (VPS25)): protein MNTQFPAIYDFPPLYTRQPNSLIREQQLDTWVDVLLQYAKANRIWLMASDGHPLDPRGEQSIFVNFKLDRQVQGPFTQEIWSHALRKGVVLKDANDSYFILWKSLESWSSLMLQWFETCGKLNQVVTIYEIVSGDDSSTWEFHGMNERVCELALGKLVERGRATLIRKDAKVVAVKIV from the coding sequence ATGAATACACAGTTCCCAGCAATTTATGATTTTCCGCCGTTATATACGCGACAGCCGAATTCACTCATCCGTGAGCAACAATTGGACACTTGGGTTGACGTTCTGTTGCAATATGCAAAGGCGAACCGTATTTGGCTCATGGCCAGCGACGGACATCCTCTAGATCCACGGGGAGAGCAAAGCATATTTGTTAATTTTAAACTAGATCGACAGGTACAAGGCCCATTCACTCAGGAGATCTGGTCACATGCGCTACGAAAGGGTGTTGTGCTCAAGGATGCCAATGATAGTTACTTTATCCTTTGGAAGTCTCTCGAGTCATGGAGCTCCCTGATGCTACAGTGGTTCGAAACATGTGGTAAACTTAACCAAGTCGTTACAATTTACGAGATAGTCAGCGGCGATGATTCGTCTACATGGGAATTTCACGGCATGAACGAACGAGTTTGCGAGCTCGCACTAGGTAAACTGGTGGAAAGGGGCAGGGCCACTTTGATCAGAAAAGACGCTAAAGTAGTTGCGGTGAAAATTGTGTAA
- the RSM26 gene encoding mitochondrial 37S ribosomal protein mS42 (Syntenic homolog of Ashbya gossypii AGL317C; Syntenic homolog of Saccharomyces cerevisiae YJR101W (RSM26)), with product MFSFIARRGIHTVPKLPNLQQLKNNGIPNILSAQGFKQCWLDQQEYYCNKLTLNTAGTTLESYLPFHILLNTAKRPYQSHIFNIASGAHNNHLFMENILPASEKQSPSPALMERIKEQYGEWEDLKAQMIERAEEDVIGQGWLFLVENGEKEIHILTVNNNGTPYYFPRNQSFDMNVTLSEKEFEQWKAADYLTKTTDIEDWTIPLIAVNLWDYAYLKDYGVAGRSEYVKNVLDNLNWTAVNSRLYLTTNNTSS from the coding sequence ATGTTCAGCTTCATTGCTAGAAGAGGCATACATACGGTACCCAAGTTACCAAACTTGCAGCAACTTAAAAATAATGGTATCCCAAATATTTTAAGTGCACAAGGTTTTAAGCAATGTTGGCTAGATCAGCAGGAGTATTATTGTAATAAGTTAACTCTAAACACTGCTGGGACGACCTTAGAGTCATATCTGCCATTTCATATTCTATTAAACACTGCAAAGAGGCCCTATCAGTCTCATATTTTCAACATTGCATCAGGAGCGCATAACAACCATCTCTTCATGGAAAACATCTTGCCTGCAAGTGAGAAGCAGTCTCCCTCACCAGCACTAATGGAACGTATTAAAGAGCAGTATGGTGAATGGGAAGATCTGAAGGCGCAAATGATTGAGCGTGCTGAGGAGGACGTAATTGGTCAGGGCTGGCTGTTCCTAGTGGAGAACGGTGAAAAGGAAATCCATATTCTAACTGTGAATAACAATGGTACACCATACTACTTCCCAAGGAACCAATCGTTCGACATGAATGTCACTCTTTCTGAAAAGGAATTCGAGCAGTGGAAGGCTGCTGATTACTTGACTAAAACTACCGATATAGAAGACTGGACGATTCCACTAATTGCCGTTAATCTCTGGGATTACGCCTACCTCAAAGATTATGGGGTTGCTGGTAGATCAGAATATGTGAAGAATGTCTTAGACAACCTAAACTGGACAGCTGTCAACAGCAGACTGTACTTGACGACAAACAACACTTCTAGCTAG
- a CDS encoding HDL309Wp (Syntenic homolog of Ashbya gossypii AGL316W; Syntenic homolog of Saccharomyces cerevisiae YJR099W (YUH1)), translated as MSSWQTIESDVGVFTHLVKDLGVEHIQFEDVPYLEHLRMLTTPLYGVIFLFQYDPTPYRNNTPIQGVYDVDYPDELFFARQTIQDACGTQAILNTLLSIAQQNGDKIKLGDELTRFWQFTSGFKDQVLRGETMSNSEMIRNVHNSFTCPDPFERDPTAPREGKSSRDVYHFTGFIPYNGYIYELDGLHEYPIIHRHYGSDNTDPKSFAIHMAALLEERIAAMEVSTNGKFSVMAMVHDKIDYFSEKLESPTIDQTERYKLQELLEIEQQQRHRWKREIALRRQNLFGLVYELTKQITSNMSDTQFQKQLSSASQATIERYSRRHR; from the coding sequence ATGTCCAGCTGGCAAACCATTGAAAGCGATGTTGGTGTCTTCACTCATCTGGTGAAGGATCTCGGTGTTGAGCATATCCAATTTGAAGACGTGCCTTATTTAGAACACTTGCGTATGCTGACTACTCCTCTCTATGGTGTTATCTTTCTCTTCCAATATGATCCTACTCCCTATAGAAATAATACCCCTATTCAAGGTGTTTACGATGTTGACTACCCCGACGAACTGTTCTTTGCGCGGCAAACTATCCAAGACGCTTGTGGGACTCAGGCAATACTGAATACCCTTCTATCTATTGCACAACAAAATGGTGATAAGATTAAACTTGGAGACGAACTTACTAGATTTTGGCAGTTCACTTCGGGATTTAAGGATCAGGTTTTACGTGGTGAGACTATGTCCAATTCTGAGATGATCAGAAATGTGCATAACTCATTTACTTGCCCTGATCCTTTTGAACGTGACCCAACGGCACCAAGGGAAGGGAAATCCAGCCGTGATGTTTATCATTTTACAGGGTTTATTCCATATAATGGCTATATTTATGAACTAGACGGCTTACACGAGTATCCTATCATACATAGGCATTATGGCTCCGATAATACTGATCCTAAATCATTTGCAATTCACATGGCTGCGTTACTAGAGGAACGAATTGCTGCTATGGAAGTTAGTACCAATGGTAAATTCTCTGTCATGGCTATGGTACACGATAAGATTGACTATTTTTCCGAGAAACTGGAATCACCAACAATAGATCAAACAGAACGTTACAAACTGCAAGAACTCCTAGAAATTGAGCAGCAACAGCGTCATAGATGGAAACGGGAGATTGCACTGCGCCGGCAGAACCTTTTTGGCTTGGTGTACGAATTGACGAAACAGATTACAAGTAACATGTCTGATACCCAGTTTCAAAAGCAACTGAGCTCAGCCAGCCAGGCAACAATAGAAAGATACTCAAGGCGCCACAGGTAG
- the THP3 gene encoding Thp3p (Syntenic homolog of Ashbya gossypii AGL315W; Syntenic homolog of Saccharomyces cerevisiae YPR045C (THP3)): MDKYNQVKPLNLHQSNSGRGDDTPVLPGVTNSFTNNNNGPEDKGVWVHTGQSTASNSYTIGYTGFKGVDYGSTVLQQHYSFNPGIEAIPKPTRKGNFLSVSDTVRKPDYSLFFPAEDTNASKPPGLVSWIDRQYARALKEKFSEVKMQMFISQANKLIAKAYASGKEWQNDWFQQPPVPVFSRGGTTPPMQLLCEKKSTSSGGKRKGGSSDEASQRILFPESHNIMSKSLTSSSELSNSPVNTSQTKAHRGQRQTTLSEQEKKRLRLERFSSGPASKKARISDEEDYSNLNATSNHSYKFDRNKPVVGRCKTLEKQYLRLTSEPDPEKVRPLPVLGQAYQLIIHKYKKEHAKYAYVCDQFKSIRQDLKVQIIENDFTLKVYQTHARIALMNGDLGEYNQCQGSINELFESGNVQKKNFAEFISYRVLYNLLTEDHAAINEIRLQLYQEDASLYENSMIKLALDLATAQYQEDYHSFMKMYAKSEGPMRCLLDQFIKRERLRALKTMCCAYNQLKLTFLVSELHLQSEDETFQFLNDFELFNAVVLPEGDADTMYLNFKECRSIILNHYKKSMKVDIKGQK; the protein is encoded by the coding sequence ATGGATAAATATAATCAAGTAAAACCCTTGAACTTGCATCAATCAAATTCTGGTAGGGGTGATGACACTCCTGTGCTGCCTGGTGTAACAAATAGTTTTACAAATAATAACAATGGACCTGAGGATAAAGGTGTGTGGGTACACACAGGTCAATCTACAGCATCAAACTCTTACACTATAGGGTACACTGGATTTAAGGGAGTGGATTATGGTAGTACTGTGCTTCAACAGCATTATAGTTTTAATCCTGGCATTGAAGCTATACCCAAGCCGACTAGAAAAGGAAACTTTCTTTCCGTTTCTGATACCGTACGTAAACCCGATTATTCTCTATTCTTTCCTGCTGAGGACACAAATGCGAGCAAACCTCCTGGATTGGTTAGCTGGATTGATAGACAATACGCAAGAGCCTTGAAGGAAAAGTTTAGTGAGGTGAAGATGCAGATGTTCATCAGCCAAGCTAATAAGTTGATTGCTAAGGCTTATGCCTCTGGGAAGGAGTGGCAGAATGATTGGTTTCAACAGCCTCCTGTACCCGTATTTAGTCGGGGTGGCACGACACCTCCTATGCAACTATTATGTGAGAAGAAGTCCACTTCGAGTGGCGGGAAAAGAAAAGGTGGCAGTTCGGACGAAGCATCGCAGAGGATCTTGTTTCCTGAATCACATAATATTATGTCCAAAAGCTTGACTAGTAGCTCTGAGCTTTCTAATTCTCCAGTAAATACGTCGCAGACCAAAGCTCACCGTGGCCAGCGTCAAACGACGCTTTCCGAGCAAGAGAAGAAGAGACTGCGACTGGAAAGGTTTAGTTCTGGTCCTGCTTCCAAGAAGGCCAGAATTAGCGACGAAGAGGACTATTCCAACTTAAATGCAACAAGTAACCATTCTTACAAATTCGATAGGAACAAGCCCGTAGTAGGGCGATGCAAAACCTTGGAAAAGCAATATCTTAGATTGACGAGTGAGCCTGATCCAGAGAAGGTGCGCCCGTTGCCCGTCCTTGGGCAAGCGTATCAACTAATTATACACAAATATAAGAAGGAGCATGCCAAATATGCATATGTCTGTGACCAATTTAAGTCTATTCGTCAGGATTTAAAGGTTCAGATTATTGAAAACGATTTTACTTTAAAAGTGTATCAAACTCATGCCAGAATAGCTTTAATGAATGGAGATTTGGGGGAATATAATCAGTGCCAAGGAAGTATAAATGAATTATTCGAATCTGGAAACGtccagaagaagaactttGCTGAATTTATAAGCTATCGAGTGTTGTACAACTTACTAACGGAAGACCATGCTGCAATCAATGAAATAAGGCTTCAATTGTATCAAGAAGATGCATCTCTATATGAAAATTCCATGATAAAACTTGCCTTAGATCTAGCAACTGCACAATACCAAGAAGATTATCACTCTTTTATGAAAATGTATGCCAAGAGTGAAGGGCCAATGAGATGTTTGCTTGACcaatttattaaaagagaacgtctaagggcCTTGAAAACGATGTGCTGCGCTTACAATCAGCTAAAGTTGACATTCTTGGTATCGGAATTACATCTTCAGAGTGAAGATGAGACGTTCCAATTCTTAAACGATTTTGAATTATTTAATGCTGTCGTGCTACCGGAAGGTGACGCAGACACAATGTACTTGAACTTCAAGGAATGCCGATCGATAATCTTGAATCATTATAAGAAGTCAATGAAGGTAGACATAAAAGGACAAAAGTAA
- the YUH1 gene encoding ubiquitin-specific protease YUH1 (Syntenic homolog of Ashbya gossypii AGL314C; Syntenic homolog of Saccharomyces cerevisiae YJR099W (YUH1)), producing MHETVVPLESSPDVFTNFARQLGLNSQMAFHDIYSLTDPELLAFLTRPMSAIILLFPINELFESLKDHSTPLDSQSTPVIWFKQTINNACGMYALFHSLANNRELLEVDSKFNKYLSENKKADGRYGGKDSMDFVYSLSDLYKTNSQMGQTTAPDPAAAVDLHFITFVEHEGKVYELDGRKSGPLVLGSASSKDLVDEPLIKTRVKWYMDNADEKMKHQFSLLGLGPSWD from the coding sequence ATGCATGAGACTGTTGTACCATTGGAATCAAGTCCGGATGTCTTTACGAATTTTGCAAGGCAACTAGGTCTTAATTCCCAAATGGCCTTTCATGATATATATTCTTTAACCGACCCCGAACTCTTAGCCTTTTTGACAAGGCCAATGAGTGCTATAATACTTTTATTCCCCATTAATGAGTTATTTGAATCCTTAAAAGACCATTCAACTCCTCTAGACTCACAGTCAACTCCCGTTATTTGGTTTAAACAAACTATTAACAACGCCTGCGGCATGTATGCCTTATTTCATTCCCTAGCGAATAATAGAGAACTTTTAGAGGTAGATTCGAAATTTAATAAGTACCTCAGTGAAAACAAGAAGGCAGATGGTAGGTATGGGGGCAAAGATAGCATGGATTTTGTATATTCACTTAGCGACCTTTACAAGACCAATTCTCAAATGGGACAAACTACAGCTCCGGATcctgctgctgctgttgacTTGCATTTTATAACATTTGTTGAGCATGAAGGAAAAGTCTACGAACTGGATGGAAGAAAGTCTGGTCCATTAGTTTTGGGTTCTGCGTCTTCGAAAGACCTCGTTGATGAACCGCTAATTAAAACCCGCGTCAAATGGTACATGGACAATGCAGATGAGAAAATGAAGCACCAATTCTCCTTGCTGGGGCTGGGCCCTTCATGGGATTAA